The genomic DNA GCATCTTCGCTAACCCTTACGATAACGGGAAGATTAAAAACGGTTAGGGCTAAAGCCCCCGATAAAATCGAATACTGCCAGCCAAAATAGTTAACAAAAACAAGTAAGCCGAACATCCCGACGACAATGGACGGTAAAGACGCTAAAACTTCCACACAGGAACGTATAAAAGCCGTGATTTTATTGGGTTTGGCGTATTCGGCAAGGTAAATCCCGCCTGCTACACCAAGAGGCACAGTTAGTAACATTGTAATGAATAAAAGATAAAATGAATTCCAAAGCTGATTTTTAATACCGCCGCCTGCCTGAAACGAACTAGAATTAGATGTCAGGAAATCAATGGTGATATAGCTAAGTCCGTTATACAATATATAACCAAGTAAAGCGACCAGGGTACCGACCATTATAACCGCACAAAAGACAATTAAAGATGTCGCCACGCGATCCACAGTTCTGCTGTTCATTTATACTTGCCTCCTCCGTGACAAAAAGCGAATAATCATGATGAATACATAAGACATGACTAGTAAAACCAGACCGAGCGTCCAAAGCGCATGATTAAGTGTACTCCCGTACGTCGTGTGGCCCATGCTAAGTGTGATAATTGTTGTTAAAGTCGCTGCCGGTTCAACCAGGGAATCCGGTAATGTCTTAGTGTTACCGATGACCATTTGTACAGCTAACGCTTCTCCGAATGCCCTTGCCATGCCCAAAACAACAGCCGTCAATAGTGAAGGTAAAACAGCAGGAATCACTACTTTATAAATGGTCTGCCATCTTGTTGCTCCAAGTGCGTAAGAAGCATTTTTCAAATCCTCAGGAACAGACTTAAGCGTATCTACCGAAATACTAGTGACCGTCGGCAAGACCATGATTCCAACGACGATGGTTCCTGCAAGCAGGCCAAAACCTGTCCCTCCGAAATACGAACGAATGACCGGGACGATGACCAACAAACCGACAAGCCCATAGACGACAGAGGGAATGCCGACAAGAATTTCAATAACTGGCTGTAAGATTTTCTGTCCCCACTTTTTTGTAATTTCCGTCATAAAGAGGGCACTGCCTATTCCTAGTGGCGCCGCAACAATCGCGGATAGAAAAGTCACCGCGAACGAGCCGAAAATAAATGGAAATGCTCCGTACGTAGGAGCGTTCCCTTTCGGATACCATTCCATGCCGGTCATAAAATCAACCACATTTAAACCATCTATTACAAAAGATTGAAGGCCCTTTATCGTTAGAAACAATGTAATAGCAACGGTCGCCGCCAAAATAAAAAAAGCACTGGAGAAAATAATAATCTTTCCTCTAAATTCCCCATTTTTATTCGATTTATTTTTCGATAACAATCTCTCGCTAGCAGGTGTGACATTGACTGACTGTTGCCCGCTTTCCTTATGGCTATTCATGGCCATATTCGACTCCTTTTCGACATGTTCAAACCGATATTTTCAAACATGGTAAACGAGGTAAATACATGCTAGGTATTCACCCCTATTTTTACCATATACTGTTGCTAGCGTGACTCTATTTTTTTGTCGTTTCACCTTTAGCGTTCCGCTTTACTTGCATTTTCGTAGCTGAGATGTAGCCTTGAGCTGGTACAAGTTTGCCCTGCACGGTCTCACTCATCATATAGTCAAGAAAGGCTTGCTCATTTTTATTAGGCTCACCTTTTGTATACATGTGCTCATAAGCCCATACTGGGAATTTACCGGATTGAACGTTTTCAGCCGTTGCTTCTACGCCGTCAATGCTCAATTTGACAATCGAATCTTCTTCAGAAAAATACGAGAATGACTCATATCCAATTCCCCCAGGGGTTTCGGCAACAATCCGTTTAACAGTATTAGAAGAATCTTGAGTAATCCCTTTAGCAGGGGTTTGTCCATTTAAGGCAAATTTCACGAAAGTGGCACGAGTACCTGAACCATCAGGACGATTGACAAGCGTAATATCAACATCGTTTCCGCCTACTTGTGACCAATTCGTGACCTCGCCTGTGAACACTTTAATAAGCTCCTCTTGCGAAAGGTTATTGACACCGGCTTTTGGATTGACTGCGGCGGTCATCCCGACAACAGCAACTTTATGATCGGTCAGCTTGGTCGGATCGATACCGGATTTCGCTTCTGCAAAGATGTCAGAATTGCCGATATCGAAGTTTCCCGAAGCCACTTCACTAAGACCGGTACCGCTTCCGCCGCCTTGAACCTGAATTTTGATGCTAGGCTTTTCTTGCATAAATTGTTTTGCGGCAGCTGCAGCCAACGGTTGAAGTGCACTTGAACCACCCACAATAAGCTTGCCTGATAATTTTTCATTTGATCCTTTTGTGTTTCCTGCTTCGCTTGTCCCATCAGTATTTCCGGATTTTCCACCATTTCCGCACGCGGAAGCAAATACTATCACCGCTGCCAACACCATAAAAAGCATCCCATTTCTTATTTTCACAATAATCCCCCTCACAAATGTAATATCTCCTTACTAGTTCTATAGTAATAGATGTTTGTTAATGGTGTATAAATTAAGTGTTAAGATATCGTAAAGATGTATCGTCCCTAAACAAAACGGGGAGATTGTTTCTAATTGATCCATTAGTCTAAAATACAAACAAATGCGGCAACAGATGTTGTCGTGTTATGCTTTCTTCACTTAATTTAGTTTTCGGTAATGAATGCCTTAACGGGAGTTGGAACAGATTGAGGGGCTTCACCCCACTGACTCCTATTAAAATAGCTGGTAGTTCCCCGTTTAAAGGGTATTACCAGCTTTTTCGA from Tuberibacillus sp. Marseille-P3662 includes the following:
- the pstA gene encoding phosphate ABC transporter permease PstA; its protein translation is MNSRTVDRVATSLIVFCAVIMVGTLVALLGYILYNGLSYITIDFLTSNSSSFQAGGGIKNQLWNSFYLLFITMLLTVPLGVAGGIYLAEYAKPNKITAFIRSCVEVLASLPSIVVGMFGLLVFVNYFGWQYSILSGALALTVFNLPVIVRVSEDALRSVPAEQKEASLALGVTHWHTIKTVLLPAAFPGILTGVILSAGRVFGESAALLFTAGLSTPNLDFTNWNPASPDSPLNLFRSAETLSVHIWSVNSVGIIPDVHAVANGSSAVLVIAILVFNLFARLMGSRIHKRMSGK
- the pstC gene encoding phosphate ABC transporter permease subunit PstC, with product MNSHKESGQQSVNVTPASERLLSKNKSNKNGEFRGKIIIFSSAFFILAATVAITLFLTIKGLQSFVIDGLNVVDFMTGMEWYPKGNAPTYGAFPFIFGSFAVTFLSAIVAAPLGIGSALFMTEITKKWGQKILQPVIEILVGIPSVVYGLVGLLVIVPVIRSYFGGTGFGLLAGTIVVGIMVLPTVTSISVDTLKSVPEDLKNASYALGATRWQTIYKVVIPAVLPSLLTAVVLGMARAFGEALAVQMVIGNTKTLPDSLVEPAATLTTIITLSMGHTTYGSTLNHALWTLGLVLLVMSYVFIMIIRFLSRRRQV
- a CDS encoding phosphate ABC transporter substrate-binding protein, yielding MKIRNGMLFMVLAAVIVFASACGNGGKSGNTDGTSEAGNTKGSNEKLSGKLIVGGSSALQPLAAAAAKQFMQEKPSIKIQVQGGGSGTGLSEVASGNFDIGNSDIFAEAKSGIDPTKLTDHKVAVVGMTAAVNPKAGVNNLSQEELIKVFTGEVTNWSQVGGNDVDITLVNRPDGSGTRATFVKFALNGQTPAKGITQDSSNTVKRIVAETPGGIGYESFSYFSEEDSIVKLSIDGVEATAENVQSGKFPVWAYEHMYTKGEPNKNEQAFLDYMMSETVQGKLVPAQGYISATKMQVKRNAKGETTKK